A genomic window from Sulfurospirillum diekertiae includes:
- the nuoH gene encoding NADH-quinone oxidoreductase subunit NuoH: MLEAAIVVETIVKAVIVVSIVAAMAGFATFIERKVLAFMQRRLGPMNVGPYGLLQLAADGIKLFTKEDIIPQNAVKPIFMIAPVIAAVTAFVAMAAVPYFPEFTLFGYVIHPIISDINVALLYVMGVASVGIYGPLLAGMSSANKWSLLGAARAVVQMLSFEVVSGLSVLAPIMLIGSLSLIDINDYQVGGMSHWLIWKQPLAFILFAMAGFMETNRAPFDTIEFEAEVVAGYATEYSGMRWGLFFIGEYANMITISVLVSIIFMGGYNPIWFIPGSIVMLVKVSLWIFLFLWVRAAWPHIRPDQLMWVCWKVLMPLAVVNILITGFVLI; encoded by the coding sequence ATGCTTGAAGCAGCCATTGTGGTTGAAACCATTGTCAAAGCCGTAATCGTTGTGTCCATTGTGGCAGCTATGGCTGGATTTGCAACGTTTATTGAACGAAAAGTGCTCGCTTTTATGCAACGACGTCTTGGACCTATGAATGTGGGGCCGTATGGTTTGTTACAACTGGCGGCCGATGGTATTAAGCTCTTCACCAAAGAGGATATTATCCCTCAAAATGCAGTGAAACCGATCTTTATGATTGCACCTGTCATTGCAGCAGTCACGGCATTCGTAGCAATGGCTGCGGTGCCTTATTTTCCTGAATTTACACTTTTTGGTTATGTGATTCATCCTATTATTTCGGACATTAACGTAGCGCTTCTGTATGTTATGGGTGTGGCATCGGTGGGAATTTATGGACCGCTCCTTGCTGGTATGAGTAGTGCCAACAAATGGTCACTTTTGGGTGCAGCGCGCGCCGTGGTTCAGATGCTTTCATTTGAAGTCGTGAGTGGTTTGTCGGTACTTGCTCCAATTATGCTCATTGGTTCACTCTCTTTAATTGATATCAACGACTATCAAGTTGGAGGCATGAGTCATTGGCTGATTTGGAAACAACCTTTAGCCTTTATTCTTTTTGCGATGGCAGGATTCATGGAAACGAATCGTGCGCCCTTTGATACAATCGAATTTGAAGCCGAAGTCGTTGCGGGCTACGCAACGGAGTATTCAGGCATGCGTTGGGGTCTCTTTTTCATTGGTGAATATGCCAATATGATCACTATTTCAGTGCTTGTCAGTATTATCTTCATGGGTGGCTACAATCCAATTTGGTTTATCCCTGGTTCTATCGTAATGTTAGTGAAAGTTTCTCTGTGGATTTTCCTTTTCTTGTGGGTAAGAGCAGCATGGCCACATATTAGACCTGATCAATTGATGTGGGTCTGTTGGAAAGTGTTGATGCCTTTAGCCGTAGTCAATATCTTGATTACGGGCTTTGTGCTGATTTAG